One genomic window of Fusarium keratoplasticum isolate Fu6.1 chromosome 3, whole genome shotgun sequence includes the following:
- a CDS encoding GFO-IDH-MocA domain-containing protein, which translates to MTETNGAGSPWRIYLYGAGSIAWRHGVAAESLGHDVQLFAADPSKDAREALLAKFPKATVFEDAEAMLASSPGQHRDIVVIAVPPWLHHAATLLAFKSNRHVLCEKPLATSEAEMAEMLAASDSSGRIFGECSFRYLGNGALDRARQLIETGGIGSVYHACFVNRQPRARAGIEYQPSSRWFLQREKSGGGTIFDWGVYDLTMFFDVLRPIAATVNHAWLATPKTGADPPETAISVETHAGASLTLTLKDGSVIPFGWERASGFHGDPQVALNVDGTTGGLTWEWVPTFDYKDEVDQEKEGFKLVHYVDVDGKVDAREEKFPAFGWEDANHRPLLSFVDLIEGRESVALSRSRLEFNFSVVSAIYKSAAEGKPVHVQLK; encoded by the coding sequence ATGACTGAAACCAATGGAGCCGGTTCGCCATGGCGAATCTACCTTTATGGTGCTGGTTCTATCGCATGGCGACATGGCGTCGCAGCAGAAAGCCTTGGGCATGATGTCCAACTGTTTGCTGCCGATCCCTCGAAAGATGCTCGAGAAGCATTGCTCGCCAAGTTTCCCAAAGCCACGGTCtttgaggatgccgaggccaTGCTCGCCAGTTCTCCAGGGCAGCACCGCGACATTGTCGTGATAGCTGTGCCTCCATGGCTGCACCACGCCGCGACACTTCTTGCCTTCAAATCCAACCGCCATGTCCTCTGCGAGAAGCCTCTGGCAACTTCGGAGgctgagatggccgagatgctAGCTGCGAGTGATAGCTCCGGTCGGATTTTTGGAGAATGCAGCTTTCGATATCTCGGAAACGGGGCCTTGGACCGCGCCCGTCAGTTGATCGAGACTGGTGGAATTGGCTCTGTGTATCATGCCTGCTTCGTCAACCGCCAACCACGCGCTCGTGCTGGTATCGAGTACCAGCCATCGAGCAGATGGTTTCTACAAAGGGAGAAATCTGGTGGAGGAACCATCTTCGACTGGGGTGTCTACGATCTCACCATGTTCTTCGACGTCCTCCGTCCTATTGCTGCCACGGTCAATCATGCCTGGTTAGCCACGCCAAAGACTGGTGCCGATCCACCCGAGACCGCCATATCCGTGGAAACCCACGCTGGCGCATCTTTAACGTTGACACTCAAGGACGGTTCTGTCATCCCATTTGGGTGGGAGCGGGCAAGCGGTTTTCATGGCGACCCTCAAGTTGCTCTAAACGTCGACGGCACAACTGGAGGATTGACTTGGGAATGGGTTCCGACCTTTGACTACAAGGACGAAGTCGatcaggagaaggagggcttCAAGCTCGTACACTATGTGGATGTCGATGGCAAGGTCGATGCTAGGGAGGAGAAGTTCCCTGCTTTTGGATGGGAAGACGCAAACCACCGTCCCTTGTTGTCCTTTGTTGACTTGATCGAGGGCCGCGAGAGCGTGGCTCTTTCCAGGAGCAGGCTCGAGTTCAACTTTTCTGTAGTGTCAGCCATTTACAAGTCGGCCGCGGAAGGGAAGCCCGTTCATGTTCAGCTGAAGTAA